The following are encoded in a window of Castanea sativa cultivar Marrone di Chiusa Pesio chromosome 9, ASM4071231v1 genomic DNA:
- the LOC142608923 gene encoding uncharacterized protein LOC142608923: MDRSQSLNAPPFFDGSNYAFWKVRMRAFLCAIDEMVWDFVENGYVRPTTSKSKWDKAALPLANDNSKAINAIFCGVSIDEFHKISYVKTAKEAWTILETTYEGTKKVKETKLQMLTTRFEEVKMSDDESFDSFYGRLNEIVIAKLNLGKKTEDAKVVKKILRSLPESFRAKVMVIEESKDLDEIKIQELIGSL; encoded by the coding sequence ATGGATAGATCTCAATCTCTCAACGCTCCTCCATTCTTTGATGGGAGTAAttatgctttttggaaagtgCGCATGCGTGCTTTTCTTTGTGCTATTGATGAGATGGTATGGGATTTCGTTGAGAATGGGTATGTAAGACCCACTACCTCCAAATCTAAATGGGATAAGGCTGCTCTTCCTTTGGCAAATGACAATAGCAAAGCTATTAATGCTATTTTCTGTGGTGTTTCTATTGATGAGTTTCACAAGATTTCATATGTGAAGACTGCCAAGGAGGcgtggaccattcttgagacaacctatgaaggtaccaagaaggTTAAGGAAACTAAGCTTCAAATGCTCACTACTCGGTTTGAAGAAGTAAAAATGAGTGATGATGAGTCATTTGACTCCTTTTATGGGAGACTCAATGAGATAGTAATTGCCAAGCTCAACCTTGGAAAGAAGACAGAAGATGCCAAGGTGGTTAAGAAGATCTTGAGATCCTTACCCGAAAGTTTCCGCGCTAAGGTCATGGTCATAGAGGAGAgtaaagatttggatgagataAAGATTCAAGAACTTATTGGATCTCTCTAA
- the LOC142609727 gene encoding uncharacterized protein LOC142609727, whose amino-acid sequence MASSQINSRNHRQQLLLTPQPSTSSSISSSSSSSSSSSTTSTSSSSSRSSRLAEVVGSTAAECAAICCCCPCSVVNIVYMAVYKVPSGLCRRVMRKKKRQQLIKKGLPPPPQRRQCTCGCDETEIQFHPAAMNGLNDMDKKEEEEEDETKSEVMKLEKEMWERFCSTGFWRSPSHMESIQR is encoded by the coding sequence ATGGCATCGAGCCAAATCAACTCACGCAACCATCGCCAACAACTGCTGCTAACACCTCAACCCTCGACCTCCTCCTCcatctcatcatcatcatcatcatcatcatcatcatcaacaacgtCAACGTCATCATCCTCATCGAGGAGCTCCCGACTGGCCGAGGTGGTAGGCAGCACCGCCGCAGAATGTGCGGCTATATGCTGCTGCTGCCCTTGCAGCGTTGTCAATATAGTCTACATGGCTGTCTACAAGGTCCCATCTGGGTTGTGCCGTCGTGTGATGAGGAAAAAGAAGCGCCAGCAGTTGATCAAAAAAGGGCTTCCGCCACCACCGCAGCGCCGCCAGTGCACGTGCGGGTGCGACGAGACCGAGATACAGTTCCATCCGGCGGCGATGAACGGGTTGAATGATATGGACaagaaggaagaggaagaggaggatGAGACAAAGAGCGAGGTGATGAAACTGGAGAAAGAGATGTGGGAGAGGTTTTGCAGTACTGGGTTTTGGAGAAGCCCTTCCCATATGGAGTCCATCCaacggtaa